One window from the genome of Streptococcus parasanguinis encodes:
- a CDS encoding ABC transporter ATP-binding protein: MTHEYVIEMREITKKFGDFVANDKINLQLRKGEIHALLGENGAGKSTLMNMLAGLLEPTSGDIVVNGNTVNLDSPSKAASLGIGMVHQHFMLVEAFTVVENIILGSETTKHGVLDLKKASQDILDLSKKYGLAVDPNAKVEDISVGAQQRVEILKTLYRGADILIFDEPTAVLTPAEIEELMTIMKNLANEGKSIILITHKLDEIRAVSDRVTVIRRGKSIETVEIGGATNQDLAEMMVGRSVSFKTEKGPSQPKEVVLSIENLVVNENRGVPAVKNLSLELRAGEVVGIAGIDGNGQSELIQAITGLRKVKSGSIKIKGKDVVGLRPRQITEMKVGHVPEDRHRDGLVLDMMISENMALQTYYKEPLSKNGILNYPNITSYAKKLMEEFDVRAASEVVPAKALSGGNQQKAIIAREIDRDPDLLIVSQPTRGLDVGAIEYIHKRLIQERDNGKAVLVVSFELDEILNVSDRIAVIHDGKIQGIVTPETTNKQELGILMAGGQVKEGASNE, translated from the coding sequence ATGACACATGAATATGTCATCGAAATGCGTGAGATTACCAAAAAATTTGGTGACTTTGTAGCAAATGATAAGATTAATCTTCAGTTGCGCAAAGGTGAAATCCATGCACTTCTTGGAGAAAATGGTGCAGGGAAATCTACCCTGATGAATATGCTGGCTGGTTTGTTGGAACCAACAAGCGGAGACATTGTGGTAAATGGAAATACTGTTAACCTAGACTCACCTTCAAAAGCAGCTTCTTTAGGAATTGGAATGGTGCACCAACACTTTATGTTGGTTGAAGCCTTCACTGTTGTTGAAAATATCATCCTTGGTTCTGAAACCACTAAACATGGTGTTTTGGACCTTAAAAAAGCCAGCCAAGATATCCTTGATTTGTCTAAAAAATATGGCTTGGCAGTAGATCCAAATGCTAAAGTTGAGGATATTTCCGTTGGTGCGCAGCAACGTGTGGAAATCTTAAAGACGCTTTATCGTGGAGCCGACATCCTGATCTTCGATGAACCAACTGCAGTGTTGACACCAGCTGAAATCGAAGAATTGATGACAATCATGAAGAACTTGGCGAATGAAGGAAAATCCATTATCTTGATTACGCACAAGTTGGATGAAATCCGTGCTGTTTCAGACCGCGTAACGGTTATTCGCCGTGGGAAATCTATTGAGACAGTAGAGATTGGTGGAGCTACTAACCAAGACTTGGCCGAAATGATGGTCGGCCGTTCTGTTTCCTTTAAGACTGAAAAAGGTCCTTCTCAACCGAAAGAAGTGGTCTTGTCGATCGAAAACTTGGTTGTAAACGAAAACCGTGGTGTCCCAGCTGTTAAGAATTTGTCACTGGAACTTCGTGCTGGTGAAGTCGTTGGGATCGCAGGGATTGATGGAAATGGTCAGTCTGAGTTGATCCAAGCCATTACAGGTCTACGGAAGGTAAAATCGGGTTCAATTAAGATTAAAGGCAAGGATGTTGTAGGACTACGTCCACGTCAAATCACAGAAATGAAGGTAGGGCACGTCCCTGAAGACCGTCACCGGGATGGTTTGGTCCTTGATATGATGATCTCTGAAAACATGGCTCTTCAAACTTACTACAAAGAACCTCTTAGCAAGAATGGTATTTTAAATTATCCAAATATCACCTCTTATGCCAAGAAGCTCATGGAAGAGTTTGACGTTCGTGCAGCCAGTGAAGTGGTACCTGCTAAGGCTCTCTCTGGAGGGAACCAGCAAAAAGCCATTATCGCTCGGGAAATCGATCGCGATCCAGATCTCTTGATCGTTAGCCAGCCGACTCGTGGATTGGACGTTGGAGCGATCGAATATATCCACAAACGCTTGATCCAAGAACGGGATAATGGAAAAGCCGTTCTGGTTGTCAGTTTTGAATTAGATGAAATTTTGAATGTTTCTGACCGTATTGCGGTTATTCATGATGGGAAGATCCAAGGGATCGTAACCCCTGAAACAACGAATAAGCAAGAACTTGGAATCCTCATGGCAGGAGGACAAGTAAAGGAGGGAGCATCAAATGAATAA
- a CDS encoding ABC transporter permease produces MNKNLKQIAVPLVSVLLGLVLGAIIMWAFSYDALWGYELLFKKAFGSIKSWGNISRAMGPLILVALGFSVASRAGFFNVGLPGQAFAGWIMATWFALSFPNMPRLLMIPMTVLIAAIAGGFIGAIPGFLRAYLGTSEVIITIMMNYIVLYGGNALIHSFPASLMKNKDSTIDVGANAVYQTEWLRNLTDKSQMNIGIFFAIIAVVVIWFLMKKTTLGFEIRAVGLNANAAEYAGMSAKRTIILSMIISGALAGIGGVAEGLGIYSNVYVQTSSMSVGFNGMAVALLAMNSPIGIPFAAFLFGALQIGGVGMKPAAIPEEVVQIVTASIIFFVCAHYIIEKMISMRSAKKGGAN; encoded by the coding sequence ATGAATAAGAATTTAAAACAAATTGCCGTTCCATTGGTGTCTGTCCTTTTAGGATTGGTCTTAGGTGCCATTATTATGTGGGCCTTCAGCTATGATGCCCTTTGGGGATATGAATTGCTGTTTAAGAAAGCCTTTGGTTCGATTAAGAGTTGGGGTAATATTTCCCGTGCTATGGGGCCACTGATTTTAGTTGCTCTTGGATTTTCGGTGGCTAGCCGGGCCGGCTTCTTTAACGTTGGACTTCCTGGTCAGGCTTTTGCAGGATGGATCATGGCGACTTGGTTTGCCCTTTCCTTCCCAAATATGCCTCGCTTACTGATGATTCCGATGACCGTTTTGATTGCGGCTATCGCAGGTGGATTTATTGGAGCGATTCCTGGTTTCCTTCGTGCCTATCTTGGAACCAGTGAGGTCATTATCACCATTATGATGAACTACATTGTTCTCTACGGTGGGAATGCCTTGATTCATAGCTTCCCAGCTTCCTTGATGAAAAACAAGGACTCAACCATTGATGTGGGAGCCAACGCTGTCTACCAGACGGAGTGGTTGCGTAATTTGACGGACAAATCACAAATGAACATCGGGATCTTCTTTGCCATCATCGCAGTGGTGGTCATCTGGTTCTTGATGAAGAAAACAACACTTGGTTTTGAAATCCGTGCCGTTGGTCTCAATGCCAATGCGGCGGAGTATGCAGGGATGTCTGCAAAACGGACCATTATCCTTTCTATGATCATTTCTGGTGCTCTTGCTGGTATCGGTGGGGTAGCAGAAGGTCTGGGGATTTACTCAAATGTCTACGTTCAAACCAGCTCGATGAGTGTTGGATTTAACGGAATGGCCGTTGCCCTTCTTGCGATGAATTCACCAATTGGTATTCCATTTGCTGCCTTCTTGTTTGGAGCACTTCAAATTGGGGGAGTTGGTATGAAGCCAGCTGCCATCCCTGAAGAAGTCGTTCAAATTGTGACAGCATCCATTATCTTCTTCGTATGTGCTCACTACATTATTGAAAAGATGATCTCGATGCGTTCAGCTAAAAAAGGAGGAGCAAACTAA
- a CDS encoding ABC transporter permease codes for MSIVTILSILVSSMIVYAAPLIFTSIGGAYSEHAGVVNVGLEGIMVMGAFSGIIFNLTFEPELGSLTPWLSLIVAAGIGVLFSLIHAVATIHFRADHIVSGTVLNLMAPPLAVFLVKAMYNKGQTDNIKVAFGKTSIPVLSKIPVIGDIFFNNASIIGWVAILFSFFAWFIMFKTKFGLRLRSVGEHPQAADTLGINVYKMRYLGVMISGALAGIGGAIYAQSISVNFAVTTIVGPGFIALAAMIFGKWNPIGAMLASLFFGASQSLAVIGNQLPLLKGIPSIYLQIAPYVLTMVVLAAFFGQAVAPKADGVNYIKSK; via the coding sequence ATGAGTATTGTAACGATTTTAAGTATTCTTGTTTCCTCTATGATTGTGTATGCAGCGCCGCTGATCTTCACAAGTATCGGAGGAGCATACTCAGAACACGCTGGGGTTGTTAACGTTGGTCTGGAAGGAATCATGGTTATGGGAGCCTTCTCAGGTATTATCTTTAACTTGACTTTTGAGCCTGAGTTAGGAAGTTTGACACCATGGTTGTCCTTGATCGTTGCTGCAGGGATTGGAGTACTCTTCTCCTTGATTCACGCGGTGGCAACCATTCATTTCCGTGCTGACCATATCGTCTCAGGTACAGTATTGAACTTGATGGCACCTCCACTTGCGGTCTTCCTTGTTAAAGCGATGTACAACAAGGGGCAAACTGATAATATCAAAGTTGCCTTCGGGAAAACGTCCATTCCAGTCTTATCTAAAATTCCGGTGATTGGGGATATTTTCTTCAACAATGCCAGCATCATTGGTTGGGTTGCGATTCTCTTCTCATTCTTTGCTTGGTTTATCATGTTCAAGACGAAATTTGGATTGCGTCTTCGTTCAGTTGGTGAACACCCACAAGCAGCAGATACATTGGGAATCAATGTTTATAAAATGCGCTACTTAGGAGTGATGATCTCAGGTGCCCTAGCTGGTATTGGAGGAGCCATATACGCTCAATCTATTTCCGTTAACTTTGCGGTGACTACTATTGTTGGTCCTGGGTTCATTGCCCTCGCAGCTATGATTTTCGGGAAATGGAACCCAATCGGGGCCATGCTTGCTAGTCTCTTCTTTGGAGCTTCGCAAAGTTTGGCTGTTATCGGGAATCAATTGCCTTTGCTTAAAGGTATCCCATCCATCTACTTGCAAATTGCGCCTTACGTCTTGACCATGGTTGTCTTGGCAGCCTTCTTCGGACAAGCAGTCGCACCAAAAGCAGATGGTGTTAATTACATTAAATCTAAATAA
- a CDS encoding copper homeostasis protein CutC has translation MLVFEFCAENLTYIDKAIAAGAGRIELCDNLAVGGTTPSIGVINEAIKLTRAKSVDLCVIIRPRGGDFVYTDLEVEAMLTDIRAAKEIGVTCFVLGALTSDRKLDQKVMQLLLAACGEAEVVFHMAFDELAHTDQLEAIEWLSDQGVARILTRGGNPGDPLEQRFAHYHRLLAAAKGKIQILPGGGVTLDNRQLFLEQLGVCQLHGTRIVF, from the coding sequence ATGCTTGTCTTTGAATTTTGTGCAGAGAATTTAACTTATATTGATAAGGCGATTGCTGCTGGGGCAGGTCGCATTGAACTGTGCGACAACCTGGCAGTAGGCGGGACCACACCGAGTATAGGTGTGATCAATGAAGCAATCAAACTGACAAGAGCGAAGTCTGTGGATCTATGTGTGATCATTCGGCCCCGTGGTGGAGATTTTGTCTACACTGATCTGGAAGTCGAAGCTATGCTGACGGATATTCGTGCTGCGAAAGAAATAGGGGTTACTTGTTTTGTTCTGGGTGCGCTGACGAGCGATCGAAAGTTGGACCAGAAGGTCATGCAGCTTTTACTAGCAGCCTGTGGAGAGGCAGAGGTGGTCTTTCATATGGCCTTTGATGAGTTAGCTCATACAGATCAGCTAGAAGCGATTGAGTGGCTTTCTGATCAGGGTGTGGCCCGCATTTTAACACGAGGTGGAAATCCAGGTGACCCACTAGAGCAACGTTTTGCCCACTATCATCGTTTATTAGCTGCGGCTAAGGGAAAGATTCAGATCCTGCCAGGTGGGGGTGTGACCCTTGACAATCGTCAGCTCTTTTTGGAGCAATTGGGTGTTTGTCAACTGCATGGCACGCGCATCGTGTTTTAA
- a CDS encoding MmcQ/YjbR family DNA-binding protein, whose product MFLEHYFDRYTFQPEKGLAYGFEKRGAGYEYQCPVLSDSFLLKVRVCDQKISFQVYDQDTGDEYIQIHQEQLQGNFVGQVREACQESLARIRQACFEVEKFLYPQAKRLMAYISLYYQGTIEYLWERSPESGAIRHRDTLKWYGVFMTIDWKKLDAGKSGKIEVLNVKSDQVARFIQQKGIYPAFHMNKKYWVSIPLDGTIADEELFALVDSSWQLTKKGK is encoded by the coding sequence ATGTTTTTAGAGCATTATTTTGACCGATACACCTTTCAGCCAGAAAAGGGATTGGCTTACGGATTTGAAAAGAGAGGGGCAGGCTATGAGTACCAGTGTCCCGTCTTATCGGACTCTTTTCTCTTAAAGGTCCGTGTCTGCGACCAGAAGATATCTTTTCAGGTCTATGATCAGGATACAGGGGACGAGTATATCCAGATCCATCAGGAACAGCTACAAGGAAATTTCGTTGGCCAAGTCAGAGAAGCTTGTCAGGAAAGTCTTGCAAGGATTCGCCAAGCTTGTTTTGAGGTAGAGAAATTTCTCTATCCTCAAGCCAAGCGTCTCATGGCCTATATCTCTCTGTACTATCAGGGAACGATTGAGTATTTGTGGGAGAGATCTCCAGAATCTGGTGCCATTCGCCACCGAGACACCCTCAAGTGGTATGGTGTCTTTATGACCATTGATTGGAAAAAACTAGATGCTGGCAAGTCTGGGAAAATAGAAGTTTTGAATGTTAAGTCTGATCAAGTAGCCCGTTTCATCCAGCAGAAGGGGATTTATCCAGCTTTTCATATGAATAAAAAATATTGGGTGAGTATCCCCTTAGATGGAACAATTGCTGATGAGGAGTTGTTTGCTCTAGTGGATAGTAGTTGGCAACTCACAAAAAAGGGGAAATAA